In Primulina eburnea isolate SZY01 chromosome 3, ASM2296580v1, whole genome shotgun sequence, one DNA window encodes the following:
- the LOC140827306 gene encoding uncharacterized protein has product MGLIKMISGGSTDGDSNRARKSRSRKDCMEVEGARRNEVVISFGSEDLKGINLPHNDALIIQARISNYDILRVFIDSGSSVNVIFKDVFVKMDLQSYQLEAVETALFGFTGHVVYLEGEIVLSLTLGSQDLKKTVMISVIVVDSPSSYNIIIERSAMNELRVVASTYHQKIKFPMGARVGEVRGDRPSSRKCYVEAVRADQSKTRKEGKKAKNDEGGRVVEKGEELAGISPLISEHHLNILPGSHPVKPKKRHFGPEKDKVIDEQVRDLLKAGHIREIQFHTWLSNVVLVPKFIEKWRM; this is encoded by the exons ATGGGGTTGATTAAAATGATATCAGGAGGCTCCACTGATGGAGATTCTAACCGGGCGAGAAAATCAAGGAGTAGGAAGGATTGTATGGAAGTTGAAGGGGCGAGAAGAAATGAGGTGGTGATCAGTTTCGGCTCGGAAGATTTAAAAGGGATAAATCTACCCCATAATGACGCCCTGATTATCCAAGCCCGGATATCCAATTATGATATTTTGAGAGTCTTCATAGACTCAGGCAGCTCTGTTAATGTTATCTTTAAAGATGTCTTTGTGAAGATGGACTTGCAGAGTTATCAGTTGGAAGCTGTAGAGACTGCACTCTTTGGCTTTACTGGCCATGTGGTTTACCTAGAAGGGGAGATTGTCTTGTCACTGACTTTGGGCTCCCAAGATCTTAAAAAGACAGTAATGATCTCTGTCATTGTGGTGGACTCCCCGTCATCATATAACATCATTATAGAGAGATCAGCCATGAATGAATTAAGGGTCGTGGCGTCCACCTACCACCAAAAGATCAAATTTCCTATGGGAGCCCGGGTAGGAGAAGTCCGGGGAGATCGACCTTCTTCCCGGAAATGTTATGTGGAGGCAGTTCGGGCTGATCAAAGCAAAACCAGGAAGGAGGGGAAGAAAGCCAAAAATGATGAAGGAGGAAGAGTAGTGGAGAAAGGTGAG GAGTTGGCAGGGATCTCACCCCTGATATCTGAGCATCATTTGAATATTCTCCCGGGATCTCACCCGGTGAAGCCGAAGAAAAGACACTTTGGTCCGGAAAAGGACAAAGTTATTGATGAACAGGTGAGAGATCTGTTGAAGGCCGGCCACATTCGGGAAATTCAATTTCATACATGGCTCTCGAATGTGGTGTTGGTTCCTAAGTTCATCGAGAAGTGGAGGATGTGA